From Salvia splendens isolate huo1 chromosome 16, SspV2, whole genome shotgun sequence, a single genomic window includes:
- the LOC121770830 gene encoding dicarboxylate transporter 2.1, chloroplastic-like translates to MATHNNLLPTTTSTQAGAGPSRRWRKFQWRGARPLPLLGCLALGLLLRFAVPKPDAVGHKGWSLLSIFIVTIAGLILSPLPVGAWAFTCLTIAVATKTLAFAAAFAAYTNEVTWLIITAFFLSKGFVKTGLGDRIAMFFVSWLGKGTLGLSYGLVLGELAISPGMPSSTARAGGIFLPIIKSLAAGAESKPNDPTARRLGAFLVQSQNQSNNCTSAFFLTAAAQNLLCVKLAESLGVKIADRWVTWLKIACMPALVSLLVTPAILYKIYPPEIKSTPDAPAMARQKLEQMGPIKRDEWIMIATLVLTVSLWIAGEALNMSSVVAAMIGLSVLLLTGVLEWEDCLTETQAWDTLVWFGALVGMATQMTVLGVIPWLSDCVASFLKSLSLSWFGSFSILQITYFFIHYLFASQTAHVGALYSAFLGMQLASKVPSLLAALSLAYNTNLFGAITHYSSGQAAVYYGAGFVDLRHVFILGITMALIQLVIWGLVGAAWWKILGLY, encoded by the exons ATGGCAACCCACAACAACCTCCtccccaccaccacctccacccagGCCGGGGCCGGGCCAAGCCGCCGCTGGCGTAAATTCCAGTGGCGTGGGGCCCGGCCCCTCcccctcctcgggtgcctcgcCCTCGGCCTCCTCCTCCGCTTCGCGGTCCCCAAGCCGGACGCCGTGGGCCACAAGGGGTGGTCCCTCCTCTCCATCTTCATCGTCACCATCGCCGGCCTCATCCTCAGCCCCCTCCCCGTCGGCGCGTGGGCCTTCACCTGCCTCACCATCGCCGTCGCCACCAAGACGCTCGCCTTCGccgccgccttcgccgcctacACCAACGAGGTGACGTGGCTCATCATCACTGCCTTCTTCCTCTCCAAGGGCTTCGTCAAGACCGGCCTCGGCGACCGGATCGCCATGTTCTTCGTGTCGTGGCTCGGGAAGGGCACGCTCGGCCTCTCGTATGGGCTGGTCCTCGGCGAGCTGGCGATCTCACCGGGAATGCCCAGCTCCACGGCCCGGGCCGGCGGGATTTTTTTGCCCATCATTAAATCGCTCGCGGCCGGGGCCGAGAGCAAGCCCAATGACCCGACGGCCAGGAGGCTCGGGGCCTTTCTCGTCCAGTCGCAGAATCAA AGCAACAACTGCACAAGTGCATTTTTCCTAACCGCCGCAGCTCAGAACCTGCTGTGTGTGAAGTTAGCCGAAAGCCTCGGTGTCAAGATCGCGGATCGATGGGTGACATGGCTGAAGATAGCGTGCATGCCCGCGTTAGTGTCCCTTTTGGTGACTCCAGCAATCTTGTACAAGATTTATCCACCGGAGATCAAGAGCACCCCCGACGCCCCTGCAATGGCGCGCCAGAAGCTCGAACAGATGGGGCCCATCAAGCGAGATGAATGGATCATGATAGCAACATTGGTGCTCACCGTTTCACTATGGATCGCAGG AGAAGCTCTGAATATGTCTAGTGTGGTTGCGGCCATGATAGGCTTATCAGTACTACTGCTAACCGGCGTGCTAGAATGGGAAGATTGCCTGACTGAGACACAAGCTTGGGACACATTGGTGTGGTTTGGAGCTCTAGTCGGGATGGCGACACAGATGACTGTTCTTGGTGTCATACCGTGGCTGTCAGACTGCGTCGCCTCCTTTCTTAAATCGCTCTCGCTCAGCTGGTTCGGATCATTTAGCATCCTCCAAATAACCTACTTCTTCATCCACTACTTGTTTGCTAGCCAAACCGCGCATGTTGGGGCGCTCTATTCCGCTTTCCTTGGCATGCAGTTGGCCTCGAAAGTCCCGAGCTTACTCGCTGCGTTGTCTTTGGCCTATAATACTAATCTCTTTGGTGCGATCACACATTATAGCAGTGGCCAGGCTGCAGTCTACTATGGGG CTGGCTTTGTAGATCTTCGTCATGTTTTTATTTTGGGTATAACAATGGCTCTAATTCAGCTTGTGATATGGGGGTTGGTTGGAGCTGCCTGGTGGAAGATTTTGGGGCTTTATTGA